A portion of the Salvia splendens isolate huo1 unplaced genomic scaffold, SspV2 ctg1029, whole genome shotgun sequence genome contains these proteins:
- the LOC121788387 gene encoding uncharacterized protein LOC121788387: protein MSVPQFLDAADSSADLQIWNNAAFDNGEISEDLAASKQPWVSLKPTFGNPNSSFDSVSDKENQVFASLNQNQFPSVSPFPKSTSTTPFKQLTEVESVQRSKMRAIEDKGFEKNRVLKIDEEIEEIVLQMARLNSRLEALKAEKESAGAVEKRGRVVAVKFMEQKQGSKNDEISNLGARTKANRRGISLGPAEILSAGRRGMSLGPSEIFGAAKSRQMVINTTSLQSRRQSCLFKLQGIDEERVESCSLSPKSRKFAAKSRQAVTTIGSRKAVKKEESVLSSVQPKKLFRDGEKSVPNKKASRPGRVVASRFNQGASQASAMRKISLLESDGDAGKRVEKTRSFSVGKTRANEGEGRVKKRWEIPSEIIVHSSVGGEGEGEGEKSPGCVVAAPGLLPRLRIARCNRSPRDSGPAKKVAQLVGRKSYFSIDEGVDVENSVCQVLSYDEDDEEEER from the coding sequence atgagcGTGCCGCAGTTCTTAGACGCTGCGGATTCTTCTGCCGATCTGCAGATATGGAACAACGCCGCCTTCGACAACGGCGAGATTTCTGAAGATTTGGCGGCAAGCAAGCAGCCCTGGGTATCTCTGAAGCCGACTTTCGGAAACCCTAATTCCTCTTTCGATTCCGTTTCTGATAAAGAAAATCAAGTTTTCGCATCATTGAATCAAAATCAATTCCCCTCTGTTTCCCCTTTCCCCAAATCGACCTCTACGACACCGTTTAAGCAGCTCACCGAGGTCGAATCAGTTCAGAGATCGAAAATGAGAGCAATCGAGGACAAGGGTTTCGAGAAAAATCGAGTCTTGAAAATCGACGAGGAGATTGAAGAAATCGTGTTGCAAATGGCGCGATTGAACTCGAGATTGGAGGCTTTAAAAGCGGAGAAGGAGAGCGCCGGAGCTGTGGAGAAGAGAGGGAGAGTCGTTGCGGTGAAGTTCATGGAGCAGAAACAGGGCAGCAAGAATGATGAGATTTCGAATTTGGGCGCTAGAACAAAGGCTAACAGAAGAGGGATTAGTTTAGGGCCAGCAGAAATCCTTTCTGCAGGGCGTAGAGGGATGAGTTTGGGGCCTTCGGAGATTTTCGGGGCGGCGAAATCGAGGCAGATGGTGATCAACACCACCTCTCTGCAGAGTAGGAGGCAATCTTGCTTGTTTAAGTTGCAGGGGATTGATGAGGAGAGGGTGGAGAGCTGCAGTTTGAGCCCGAAATCGAGGAAATTTGCTGCGAAATCGAGGCAAGCCGTGACCACCATTGGTTCAAGAAAGGCTGTGAAGAAGGAAGAATCTGTTTTAAGCTCAGTCCAGCCAAAGAAGCTGTTTAGGGATGGCGAGAAATCGGTTCCAAACAAGAAGGCGTCTAGGCCGGGGAGGGTGGTGGCGAGTAGGTTTAATCAGGGCGCGTCTCAGGCTTCGGCGATGAGGAAGATATCGTTGCTGGAGAGTGATGGTGATGCAGGGAAAAGGGTTGAGAAGACGCGGTCTTTTTCCGTGGGGAAGACGAGGGCTAATGAAGGCGAGGGCCGGGTGAAGAAAAGGTGGGAGATTCCTAGTGAGATTATAGTTCATAGCAGTGTggggggagagggagagggagagggggaGAAGTCTCCTGGATGTGTTGTGGCAGCGCCTGGCCTTCTTCCGAGGCTGAGGATCGCTCGCTGCAACAGGAGTCCACGTGACTCGGGGCCTGCCAAGAAGGTTGCTCAACTAGTTGGGAGGAAGTCATACTTTTCTATTGATGAGGGAGTGGACGTGGAGAATTCTGTGTGTCAAGTTCTGAGCTATGAcgaagatgatgaagaagaagagcgTTGA